A single window of Leclercia adecarboxylata DNA harbors:
- the msrQ gene encoding protein-methionine-sulfoxide reductase heme-binding subunit MsrQ gives MRLTAKQITWLKVALHLAGLLPFIWLFWAINHGGLSADPAKDIQHFTGRTALKFLLATLLVPPLARYAKQPLLIRTRRLLGLWCFAWATLHLTSYAFLELGINNLALLGRELVTRPYLTLGIISWIVLLALTLTSTQYAQRKLGRRWQLLHNFVYLVAILAPIHYLWSVKILSPQPIIYAVLAGVLLAWRYKKFRQWWR, from the coding sequence GTGCGTCTGACGGCAAAACAGATTACCTGGCTGAAGGTCGCCCTGCATCTTGCGGGGCTGCTTCCTTTTATATGGCTATTCTGGGCCATCAATCACGGCGGCCTGAGTGCCGATCCGGCAAAAGATATTCAACATTTTACCGGCCGCACCGCGCTGAAATTTTTACTGGCGACCCTGCTGGTCCCCCCTCTGGCGCGCTACGCGAAACAGCCCTTACTGATCCGCACCCGCCGCCTGCTTGGGCTATGGTGTTTCGCCTGGGCGACGCTGCACCTCACCAGCTATGCGTTTCTGGAGCTGGGGATTAACAATCTGGCTCTGCTGGGACGCGAACTGGTGACTCGTCCTTACTTAACCCTGGGGATTATCAGCTGGATAGTTTTACTGGCATTGACCCTCACCTCTACCCAGTACGCCCAGCGAAAACTGGGAAGGCGCTGGCAACTTCTGCATAATTTTGTCTATCTTGTCGCGATCCTTGCCCCCATCCACTACCTTTGGTCAGTGAAAATCCTCTCGCCGCAGCCGATCATCTACGCTGTGCTGGCAGGCGTGCTTCTGGCATGGCGTTATAAGAAGTTTCGCCAGTGGTGGCGATAA
- the msrP gene encoding protein-methionine-sulfoxide reductase catalytic subunit MsrP, producing MKVKPLTEADITAESVFMLKRRQILKMLGIGAGALTLSPLAQADLLDWFKGNDRPKAPSGKPLTFTQPAQWQSNLAKTPEEKVTGYNNFYEFGLDKADPAANAGSLKTDPWTLKIDGEVAKPLTLDYNDLTTRFPLEERIYRMRCVEAWSMVVPWIGFPLHKLLAMVEPTSNAKYVAFQTLYAPEIMPGQKDRFIGGGLDYPYVEGLRIDEAMHPLTLLTVGVYGKALPPQNGAPIRLTVPWKYGFKGIKSIVSIKLTRERPPTTWNLAAPDEYGFYANVNPHVDHPRWSQATERFIGSGGALDVKRQPTLLFNGYADQVASLYRGLDLREFF from the coding sequence ATGAAAGTGAAACCCCTGACGGAAGCCGATATCACCGCGGAATCCGTTTTTATGCTCAAGCGCCGCCAGATCCTGAAGATGCTGGGGATCGGTGCCGGTGCGCTGACGCTCTCGCCTCTCGCCCAGGCCGACCTGCTGGACTGGTTTAAGGGCAACGATCGTCCGAAAGCGCCCTCCGGGAAGCCCCTGACTTTTACCCAGCCCGCCCAGTGGCAAAGCAACCTCGCCAAAACCCCTGAAGAGAAAGTGACAGGCTATAACAACTTCTATGAGTTCGGCCTGGATAAAGCCGATCCGGCGGCCAACGCCGGCAGCCTGAAGACCGATCCCTGGACGCTGAAAATCGACGGGGAAGTGGCAAAACCCCTGACCCTTGATTATAACGATTTGACCACCCGCTTCCCGCTGGAAGAGCGTATCTACCGCATGCGCTGCGTCGAGGCCTGGTCGATGGTGGTGCCGTGGATTGGTTTTCCGCTGCATAAACTGCTGGCGATGGTAGAGCCCACCAGCAACGCGAAGTACGTCGCCTTTCAGACCCTTTACGCACCGGAGATCATGCCCGGTCAGAAAGACCGGTTCATTGGCGGCGGACTCGATTATCCGTACGTGGAGGGATTACGTATTGATGAGGCGATGCACCCGCTGACGCTGCTTACCGTTGGCGTCTACGGTAAAGCCCTGCCGCCGCAAAACGGCGCCCCCATCCGCCTGACCGTGCCGTGGAAATACGGCTTTAAGGGCATCAAATCGATCGTCAGTATCAAGCTGACCCGCGAGCGCCCACCCACCACCTGGAACCTTGCGGCCCCGGATGAGTACGGCTTCTACGCTAACGTGAACCCGCACGTGGATCACCCGCGCTGGTCGCAGGCTACCGAGCGGTTTATTGGCTCGGGCGGCGCGCTGGATGTCAAACGTCAGCCCACCCTGCTGTTTAACGGCTATGCCGACCAGGTAGCATCGCTCTACCGCGGTCTCGACTTACGGGAGTTTTTCTAA
- the prmA gene encoding 50S ribosomal protein L11 methyltransferase: MPWIQLKLNTTGANAEEMSDALVETGAVSVTFQDTHDTPVFEPLPGETRLWGDTDVIGLFDAETDMAEVVAILENHPLLGAGFAHKIEQLEDKDWEREWMDNFHPMQFGKRLWICPSWRDVPDENAVNVMLDPGLAFGTGTHPTTSLCLQWLDGLDLDGKTVIDFGCGSGILAIAALKLGAAKAIGIDIDPQAIQASRDNAQRNGVSDRLELYLPNDQPAVMKADVVVANILAGPLRELAPLISVLPVEGGLLGLSGILATQAESVCEAYTDLFALDPVVEKEEWCRITGRKK, translated from the coding sequence ATGCCGTGGATCCAACTAAAACTGAATACAACCGGTGCTAACGCCGAAGAGATGAGTGATGCGCTGGTAGAGACCGGTGCGGTCTCTGTCACCTTCCAGGACACGCATGACACTCCGGTGTTTGAACCGCTGCCGGGTGAAACCCGCCTGTGGGGCGATACCGACGTCATCGGCCTGTTTGATGCCGAAACTGATATGGCCGAAGTGGTCGCGATTCTGGAAAATCACCCGCTGCTGGGCGCCGGTTTTGCGCACAAGATTGAACAGCTGGAAGACAAGGACTGGGAGCGCGAGTGGATGGATAACTTCCACCCGATGCAGTTCGGCAAGCGTCTGTGGATCTGCCCGAGCTGGCGCGACGTGCCGGACGAAAATGCGGTTAACGTGATGCTCGATCCGGGCCTGGCGTTCGGTACCGGCACCCACCCGACCACCTCCCTGTGTCTGCAATGGCTGGATGGTCTGGATCTGGACGGTAAAACGGTGATCGACTTTGGCTGCGGATCCGGGATCCTCGCTATCGCCGCCCTGAAGCTGGGTGCCGCAAAAGCGATCGGGATCGACATCGATCCGCAGGCGATTCAGGCCAGCCGCGATAACGCGCAGCGCAACGGCGTCTCCGACCGTCTTGAGCTCTACCTGCCGAATGACCAGCCAGCGGTGATGAAAGCCGACGTGGTGGTCGCCAACATCCTGGCTGGCCCGCTACGCGAGCTGGCACCGTTAATCAGCGTCCTGCCCGTTGAGGGCGGTCTGCTGGGCCTGTCCGGTATTCTTGCCACCCAGGCTGAAAGCGTATGCGAAGCCTACACCGATCTCTTCGCACTCGACCCGGTGGTTGAAAAAGAAGAGTGGTGCCGCATTACCGGTCGTAAAAAGTAA
- the panF gene encoding sodium/pantothenate symporter: MQLEVILPLVAYLFVVFGLSVYAMRKRTAGTFLNEYFLGSRSMGGIVLAMTLTATYISASSFIGGPGAAYKYGLGWVLLAMIQLPAVWLSLGILGKKFAILARRYNAVTLNDMLFARYQSRLLVWLASLSLLVAFIGAMTVQFIGGARLLETAAGIPYETGLLIFGISIALYTAFGGFRASVLNDTMQGMVMLIGTIVLLVGVVHAAGGLTHAVETLQTIDPKLVSPQGADDILSPTFMTSFWVLVCFGVIGLPHTAVRCISYKDSKAVHRGIIIGTIVVAILMLGMHLAGALGRAVIPDLTVPDLVIPTLMVKVLPPFAAGIFLAAPMAAIMSTINAQLLQSSATIIKDLYLNMRPEQMTNERRLKRMSAMITLVLGALLLLAAWKPPEMIIWLNLLAFGGLEAVFLWPLVLGLYWERANAAGALSAMIVGGVLYAVLASFKIQYLGFHPIVPSLLLSLLAFVVGNRFGQSLPQAAVISTDK, encoded by the coding sequence ATGCAGCTTGAAGTAATCCTGCCGCTCGTCGCGTATCTGTTTGTTGTTTTTGGTCTGTCCGTTTACGCCATGCGTAAAAGAACGGCGGGCACCTTCCTGAACGAGTATTTCCTCGGTAGCCGCTCGATGGGCGGTATTGTGCTGGCGATGACCCTTACTGCCACCTATATCAGCGCCAGCTCCTTTATTGGCGGCCCAGGTGCAGCCTATAAGTACGGGCTGGGCTGGGTGCTGCTGGCGATGATCCAGCTGCCTGCCGTCTGGCTCTCGCTGGGTATTCTGGGGAAAAAATTCGCGATTCTGGCGCGCCGCTATAATGCGGTGACCCTCAACGACATGCTGTTTGCCCGCTATCAGAGCCGCCTGCTGGTCTGGTTGGCCAGCCTGAGCCTGCTGGTGGCCTTTATCGGCGCCATGACCGTGCAGTTTATCGGCGGCGCGCGCCTGCTAGAAACTGCCGCCGGGATCCCTTACGAAACGGGGCTGCTGATTTTTGGTATCAGTATCGCGCTCTACACCGCGTTTGGCGGTTTCCGCGCCAGCGTGCTCAACGACACCATGCAGGGCATGGTGATGCTGATTGGCACCATTGTGCTGCTGGTAGGCGTGGTGCATGCAGCGGGGGGTTTAACCCATGCGGTGGAAACGCTGCAGACCATCGATCCGAAGCTGGTATCGCCGCAGGGCGCGGATGACATCCTCTCCCCTACCTTTATGACCTCCTTCTGGGTACTGGTCTGCTTCGGGGTGATTGGTCTGCCGCATACGGCCGTGCGCTGCATCTCCTATAAAGACAGCAAGGCAGTACACCGCGGGATTATCATCGGCACCATCGTGGTGGCGATCCTGATGCTCGGTATGCACCTGGCCGGGGCACTGGGCCGGGCGGTGATCCCGGACTTAACCGTGCCGGACCTGGTGATCCCAACATTGATGGTAAAAGTACTGCCTCCGTTTGCTGCCGGGATCTTCCTTGCTGCACCCATGGCGGCGATCATGTCGACAATTAACGCCCAGCTGCTGCAAAGTTCCGCTACGATCATTAAAGATCTCTACCTGAACATGCGCCCGGAGCAGATGACTAATGAGCGTCGCCTGAAACGGATGTCTGCGATGATCACCTTGGTGCTGGGGGCGTTGCTGCTGCTGGCCGCGTGGAAGCCGCCTGAGATGATTATCTGGCTGAACCTGCTGGCATTTGGGGGTCTGGAGGCGGTGTTCCTCTGGCCGCTGGTGCTGGGCCTCTACTGGGAGCGCGCCAACGCGGCCGGTGCCCTGAGCGCAATGATCGTCGGTGGCGTGCTCTATGCCGTGCTCGCCTCCTTTAAAATTCAGTATCTGGGCTTCCATCCGATTGTGCCCTCGCTACTGCTAAGTTTGCTGGCGTTTGTGGTAGGGAACCGTTTCGGCCAATCCCTGCCGCAGGCAGCCGTGATTTCTACTGATAAATAA
- the csrD gene encoding RNase E specificity factor CsrD, with protein sequence MRLSTKFSAFIALLTGLTIFVTLIGCSLSFYNAIQGKLVNRVQSVASVVDSRLVSTPFPELSRQLDELMAPVDITRVEIKQGGKTIFSHSGQKGYRPAGAPPQIFELTVPSLKNPGMTISLAYLDPMNSYFRSLMTTAPLTVAVIFVVMLIFLAVRWLRRQLSGQELLESRSVRILNGERGAQVRGSVYEWPSRTSSALDVLLSEIQFASDQRSRMDTLIRSYAAQDNKTGLNNRLFFDNQLATLLEDPEKVGSHGVVMLVRLPDFDLLKDNWGRAVAEEHLFMLINMLSTFMMRYPGALLARYHRSDYAVLLPHRTLKESESIASLLLKSVDALPPSKMLDRDDMVHIGICAWRGGQTTEQVMEHAEAATRNAVLQGANGWAVYDDSLPEKGRGNVRWRTLIEQMLTRGGPRIYQKPAVLANGQVHHRELLCRIFDGNEEVVSAEYLPMVLQFGLSEEYDRQQISRLMPFLSFWPEEHLALQVTVESLIRPRFQRWLRDVLMQCEKSQRRRIIFELAEADVCQHISRLQPVVRLINALGARVAVTQAGLTLVSTSWIKALEVELLKLHPGLVRNIEKRTENQLLVQSLVEACKGTQTHVFATGVRSRTEWHTLTERGVTGGQGDFFAASQPLDSNVKKYSQRYSV encoded by the coding sequence ATGCGATTATCGACGAAGTTCTCCGCTTTTATCGCCTTGCTAACCGGGTTGACCATCTTTGTCACCCTGATCGGCTGTTCGCTCAGTTTTTATAATGCGATCCAGGGAAAGCTGGTGAACCGCGTCCAGTCCGTGGCGTCGGTGGTTGATTCCCGCCTTGTCAGCACGCCCTTTCCAGAACTTTCCCGTCAGTTGGACGAGCTGATGGCTCCGGTTGATATCACGCGTGTGGAGATTAAGCAGGGCGGAAAAACCATTTTCAGCCACAGCGGGCAAAAGGGTTATCGACCGGCCGGTGCGCCCCCCCAGATTTTCGAGCTAACCGTCCCCTCCCTGAAAAACCCCGGTATGACCATAAGCCTGGCCTATCTGGACCCGATGAACAGTTATTTTCGTTCATTGATGACCACTGCGCCGCTGACGGTGGCGGTGATCTTCGTGGTGATGCTGATCTTCCTGGCGGTGCGCTGGCTGCGTCGCCAGCTCTCGGGGCAGGAGCTGCTGGAGTCGCGTTCGGTGCGGATCCTTAACGGAGAACGTGGGGCCCAGGTGCGCGGGTCCGTCTATGAATGGCCGTCACGCACCAGCAGTGCGCTGGATGTTCTGCTGTCCGAAATTCAGTTTGCCAGCGACCAGCGCAGCCGGATGGATACGCTGATCCGCTCCTATGCCGCCCAGGACAACAAAACCGGCCTCAACAATCGTCTTTTCTTTGATAATCAGCTGGCTACCCTGCTGGAAGATCCTGAAAAAGTGGGCTCGCACGGGGTGGTGATGCTTGTCCGCCTGCCAGACTTCGACCTGCTGAAAGACAACTGGGGGCGGGCGGTGGCGGAAGAGCATCTGTTTATGCTCATCAATATGCTTTCCACCTTTATGATGCGCTATCCCGGCGCGCTGCTGGCGCGCTATCACCGCAGTGATTACGCCGTGTTGCTGCCGCATCGCACCCTGAAAGAGTCAGAGAGCATTGCCAGCCTGCTGTTAAAGTCGGTGGATGCGCTGCCGCCCAGCAAAATGCTGGATCGTGATGACATGGTGCATATCGGCATTTGTGCCTGGCGCGGCGGTCAGACCACCGAGCAGGTGATGGAGCACGCGGAAGCCGCCACCCGCAATGCCGTATTGCAGGGGGCCAACGGCTGGGCGGTTTATGATGACTCCCTGCCGGAGAAAGGGCGCGGCAACGTGCGCTGGCGGACCTTGATTGAACAGATGCTTACCCGCGGCGGGCCGCGGATTTACCAAAAGCCGGCGGTACTGGCCAATGGCCAGGTCCATCACCGGGAGCTGCTCTGCCGCATCTTTGACGGCAACGAAGAGGTGGTGTCGGCGGAGTATCTGCCGATGGTATTGCAGTTTGGTCTGTCCGAAGAGTATGACCGCCAGCAAATTTCGCGATTGATGCCATTCTTATCCTTCTGGCCGGAAGAACATCTGGCGCTGCAGGTGACGGTAGAGTCGTTGATCCGCCCGCGATTCCAGCGCTGGCTGCGCGATGTGCTGATGCAATGTGAAAAATCGCAGCGTAGACGGATTATTTTTGAACTTGCAGAGGCGGATGTTTGTCAACACATCAGTCGGTTACAGCCGGTCGTTCGGCTGATCAATGCGTTGGGGGCTCGTGTAGCGGTGACGCAGGCGGGTCTGACACTGGTCAGCACCAGCTGGATTAAGGCGCTGGAGGTAGAGCTGCTGAAGCTGCATCCGGGGCTGGTAAGGAATATCGAAAAACGTACGGAAAACCAGCTGCTGGTACAGAGCCTGGTTGAAGCCTGTAAGGGAACGCAAACGCATGTATTTGCCACAGGTGTACGGTCACGAACGGAATGGCATACGTTGACAGAGCGCGGAGTTACAGGGGGTCAAGGAGAT
- a CDS encoding MDR family oxidoreductase: MQALILEQQEGKTLASVQSIEESRLPEGAVTVDIDWSSLNYKDALAITGTGKIIRNFPMVPGIDFAGRVHASEDPRFHVGQQVLLTGWGVGENHWGGLAAQARVNGDWLVPMPNGLDGRKAMIIGTAGFTAMLCVMALEEAGVTPQSGEVVVTGASGGVGSTAVALLHNLGYQVAAVSGRESTHDYLRSLGASRILGRDEFAETRPLEKQIWAGAVDTVGDKVLAKVLAQMNYGGCVAACGLAGGFALPTTVMPFILRNVRLQGVDSVMTPPERRAQAWERLVRDLPASFYTQSATQISLEQAPEYAAKIISNQIQGRTLVKLG; the protein is encoded by the coding sequence ATGCAGGCTTTGATCTTAGAACAGCAGGAAGGCAAAACTCTTGCATCAGTGCAATCTATCGAAGAGAGCCGCCTGCCGGAAGGGGCCGTGACCGTTGATATCGACTGGTCCAGTCTGAATTACAAAGACGCGCTCGCCATTACGGGCACCGGCAAGATTATTCGTAATTTCCCAATGGTTCCAGGTATCGACTTTGCGGGCCGCGTGCACGCCAGCGAAGACCCGCGTTTCCATGTCGGCCAGCAGGTGCTGCTGACCGGCTGGGGCGTGGGCGAAAATCACTGGGGCGGGCTGGCCGCGCAGGCACGCGTCAACGGCGACTGGCTGGTGCCAATGCCGAACGGGCTCGATGGCCGTAAGGCGATGATCATCGGCACCGCCGGGTTTACCGCCATGCTGTGCGTGATGGCGCTGGAAGAGGCCGGGGTCACCCCGCAGTCCGGTGAAGTAGTGGTAACAGGTGCCAGCGGCGGCGTCGGCAGTACCGCGGTTGCCCTGCTGCACAATCTGGGCTATCAGGTGGCGGCGGTTTCCGGCCGTGAAAGCACCCATGACTATCTGCGTTCCCTGGGTGCCAGCCGCATTCTGGGCCGCGACGAGTTCGCTGAGACCCGCCCGCTGGAGAAACAGATCTGGGCCGGTGCCGTCGATACCGTCGGGGATAAAGTGCTGGCGAAAGTGCTGGCGCAGATGAACTACGGCGGTTGCGTGGCGGCGTGCGGCCTGGCGGGCGGATTTGCCCTGCCGACCACGGTGATGCCGTTTATTCTGCGCAACGTCCGCCTGCAGGGCGTCGATTCGGTGATGACCCCGCCAGAGCGTCGCGCCCAGGCATGGGAGCGACTGGTTCGCGATCTGCCAGCCTCCTTCTATACGCAAAGCGCCACCCAGATTAGCCTTGAGCAGGCCCCGGAGTATGCCGCGAAGATCATCAGTAACCAGATTCAGGGCCGTACGCTGGTGAAGCTGGGTTAA
- a CDS encoding YhdT family protein, which translates to MDKRFVQAHKEARWALWLTLLYLAAWLVAAYLPDSAIGVTGLPHWFEMACLLIPLVFILLCWAMVKFIYRDIPLEDDDNAA; encoded by the coding sequence ATGGACAAACGTTTTGTTCAGGCCCACAAAGAAGCGCGTTGGGCGCTGTGGTTAACCCTTCTCTATCTCGCCGCGTGGTTAGTAGCTGCTTACTTACCTGATTCTGCTATCGGTGTTACCGGCCTTCCGCACTGGTTTGAGATGGCCTGTCTGCTGATCCCGCTGGTGTTTATTCTGCTCTGTTGGGCGATGGTGAAGTTCATCTATCGCGATATTCCGCTGGAGGATGACGATAATGCAGCTTGA
- the accC gene encoding acetyl-CoA carboxylase biotin carboxylase subunit, which translates to MLDKIVIANRGEIALRILRACKELGIKTVAVHSSADRDLKHVLLADETVCIGPAPSVKSYLNIPAIISAAEITGAVAIHPGYGFLSENANFAEQVERSGFIFIGPKADTIRLMGDKVSAITAMKKAGVPTVPGSDGPLTDDMDANRAHAKRIGYPVIIKASGGGGGRGMRVVRSDAELAQSISMTKAEAKAAFSNDMVYMEKYLENPRHIEIQVLADGQGNAIYLAERDCSMQRRHQKVVEEAPAPGITPELRRYIGERCSKACVDIGYRGAGTFEFLFENGEFYFIEMNTRIQVEHPVTEMITGVDLIKEQLRIAAGQPLSIKQEEVQVKGHAVECRINAEDPNTFLPSPGKITRFHAPGGFGVRWESHIYAGYTVPPYYDSMIGKLICYGESRDVAIARMKNALQELIIDGIKTNVDLQMRIMSDENFQHGGTNIHYLEKKLGLNEK; encoded by the coding sequence ATGCTGGATAAAATTGTTATCGCCAACCGCGGCGAGATCGCACTGCGTATTCTTCGTGCCTGTAAAGAGCTGGGCATCAAGACCGTCGCTGTGCACTCAAGCGCGGACCGCGATCTGAAACACGTATTACTGGCGGATGAGACGGTCTGTATCGGCCCGGCTCCGTCCGTAAAAAGCTATCTGAACATCCCGGCTATCATCAGCGCCGCTGAGATCACTGGCGCGGTAGCGATTCACCCGGGTTATGGCTTCCTCTCTGAGAACGCCAACTTTGCTGAACAGGTAGAACGCTCTGGCTTTATCTTCATCGGCCCGAAAGCCGACACCATCCGCCTGATGGGCGACAAAGTGTCTGCGATCACCGCGATGAAAAAAGCCGGTGTTCCAACCGTACCGGGCTCCGACGGTCCTCTGACCGACGACATGGATGCTAACCGTGCTCATGCGAAACGCATTGGCTACCCGGTTATCATCAAGGCGTCTGGCGGCGGCGGCGGTCGCGGTATGCGCGTTGTGCGCAGCGATGCTGAACTGGCTCAGTCCATCTCCATGACCAAAGCGGAAGCGAAAGCAGCTTTCAGCAATGACATGGTGTACATGGAAAAATACCTGGAAAACCCACGCCACATCGAAATTCAGGTGCTGGCAGACGGTCAGGGTAACGCGATCTATCTGGCGGAACGTGACTGCTCCATGCAGCGTCGTCACCAGAAAGTGGTCGAAGAAGCACCAGCGCCGGGTATCACCCCGGAACTGCGTCGCTACATCGGCGAGCGTTGCTCCAAAGCCTGCGTGGATATCGGCTATCGCGGGGCAGGTACCTTCGAGTTCCTGTTCGAAAACGGTGAGTTCTACTTCATCGAGATGAACACCCGTATTCAGGTTGAACACCCGGTTACCGAAATGATCACCGGCGTTGACCTGATCAAAGAGCAGCTGCGTATCGCGGCGGGTCAACCGCTCTCCATCAAGCAGGAAGAAGTTCAGGTTAAAGGCCATGCGGTGGAATGCCGTATCAACGCCGAAGATCCGAACACCTTCCTGCCGAGCCCGGGTAAAATCACGCGTTTCCACGCGCCGGGTGGCTTTGGTGTGCGCTGGGAGTCCCATATTTACGCCGGTTACACCGTACCGCCGTATTATGACTCAATGATCGGCAAGCTGATCTGCTACGGCGAATCCCGTGACGTGGCGATTGCCCGCATGAAGAACGCCCTGCAGGAGCTGATCATCGACGGTATCAAAACCAACGTTGATCTGCAGATGCGTATTATGAGCGACGAGAACTTCCAGCATGGTGGCACCAACATCCACTATCTGGAGAAGAAACTCGGTCTGAACGAGAAGTAA
- the dusB gene encoding tRNA dihydrouridine synthase DusB — protein MRIGNHQLRNRLIAAPMAGITDRPFRTLCYEMGAGLTVSEMMSSNPQVWESDKSRLRMVHIDEPGIRTVQIAGSVPEEMADAARINVESGAQIIDINMGCPAKKVNRKLAGSALLQYPDQVKSILTAVVSAVDVPVTLKIRTGWSPDHRNCVEIAQLAEDCGIQALTIHGRTRACLFNGEAEYDSIRAVKQKVSIPVIANGDITDPLKARAVLDYTGADALMIGRAAQGRPWIFREIQHYLDTGELLTPLPLAEVKRLLCSHVRELHDFYGQTKGYRIARKHVSWYLQEHAPNDQFRRTFNAIEDASDQLEALEAYFENLA, from the coding sequence ATGCGTATCGGAAACCACCAGCTCAGAAATCGCCTGATCGCAGCACCTATGGCAGGTATTACCGACCGGCCCTTCAGGACGCTGTGCTATGAGATGGGAGCAGGATTAACCGTTTCTGAGATGATGTCGTCTAACCCGCAGGTTTGGGAAAGCGATAAATCCCGTCTTCGGATGGTGCACATTGACGAACCAGGTATCCGCACCGTGCAAATTGCCGGGAGCGTGCCTGAAGAGATGGCAGACGCCGCGCGTATTAACGTGGAAAGTGGTGCCCAGATTATTGATATCAATATGGGGTGCCCGGCCAAAAAGGTGAATCGCAAGCTTGCAGGTTCAGCCCTTCTGCAATACCCCGACCAGGTGAAGTCCATCCTGACGGCGGTTGTCAGCGCAGTGGACGTTCCTGTTACGTTGAAGATTCGCACGGGTTGGTCGCCGGATCACCGTAACTGTGTAGAGATTGCCCAACTGGCCGAAGATTGTGGCATTCAGGCCCTGACCATACATGGACGCACCCGCGCCTGTTTGTTCAACGGCGAAGCTGAATACGACAGCATTCGGGCAGTTAAGCAGAAAGTTTCCATTCCGGTTATCGCGAATGGCGACATTACTGACCCGCTTAAAGCCAGAGCTGTGCTCGACTATACGGGAGCTGATGCTCTGATGATAGGACGTGCGGCTCAGGGAAGACCCTGGATCTTTCGGGAAATCCAGCATTATCTGGACACTGGGGAGCTGCTTACCCCGCTGCCGCTGGCAGAGGTTAAGCGCTTGCTTTGTTCGCACGTTCGGGAATTGCATGACTTTTATGGTCAGACAAAAGGGTACCGAATTGCGCGTAAACACGTCTCCTGGTATCTCCAGGAGCACGCTCCAAATGACCAGTTTCGGCGCACATTCAACGCCATAGAGGATGCCAGCGATCAGCTGGAGGCGTTGGAGGCATACTTCGAAAATCTTGCGTAA
- the aroQ gene encoding type II 3-dehydroquinate dehydratase — translation MADKFHILVLNGPNLNMLGTREPEKYGTLTLTDIVNRLGSEAATLNVELDHFQSNAEYALIDRIHQAKDTTDYILINPAAFTHTSVAIRDALLAVSIPFIEIHLSNVHAREPFRHHSYLSDIASGVICGLGADGYSFALQTAVKRLSQSH, via the coding sequence ATGGCTGACAAGTTTCACATCTTAGTTTTAAACGGACCGAACCTGAATATGCTCGGCACCCGTGAACCCGAGAAGTATGGCACGCTGACGTTAACCGATATTGTTAACCGTCTGGGTAGCGAAGCGGCGACGCTCAATGTGGAACTTGACCATTTTCAGTCAAACGCGGAGTACGCACTCATCGACCGCATTCATCAGGCTAAAGACACAACGGACTATATCCTGATTAATCCGGCCGCGTTTACGCACACCAGTGTTGCTATCCGCGACGCGCTGCTGGCAGTGAGCATCCCATTTATTGAGATCCACCTCAGCAACGTGCATGCGCGGGAGCCGTTCCGCCACCACTCCTACCTGTCGGATATCGCCTCTGGCGTCATCTGTGGACTGGGGGCTGACGGTTATTCATTCGCTTTACAGACAGCGGTAAAACGCCTGTCACAATCACACTAA
- the accB gene encoding acetyl-CoA carboxylase biotin carboxyl carrier protein, whose translation MDIRKIKKLIELVEESGISELEISEGEESVRISRAAPNAGFPVMQQAYAAPMMQQPALSNAVAPAATPAMEAPAAAEISGHIVRSPMVGTFYRTPSPDAKAFIEVGQKVNAGDTLCIVEAMKMMNQIEADKSGTVKAILVESGQPVEFDEPLVVIE comes from the coding sequence ATGGATATTCGTAAGATTAAAAAACTGATCGAGCTGGTTGAAGAATCAGGCATCTCCGAACTGGAAATTTCTGAAGGCGAAGAGTCTGTACGCATCAGCCGTGCCGCGCCAAACGCAGGCTTCCCGGTTATGCAACAAGCTTATGCTGCACCAATGATGCAGCAGCCAGCTCTGTCTAACGCTGTCGCTCCGGCGGCTACTCCAGCAATGGAAGCGCCAGCAGCAGCGGAAATCAGTGGTCACATCGTACGTTCCCCAATGGTTGGTACTTTCTACCGCACCCCGAGCCCGGACGCTAAAGCGTTCATCGAAGTGGGCCAGAAAGTTAACGCGGGCGATACCCTGTGCATCGTTGAAGCCATGAAAATGATGAACCAGATCGAAGCTGACAAGTCAGGTACTGTGAAAGCGATTCTGGTCGAAAGTGGTCAGCCGGTTGAATTTGACGAGCCGCTGGTCGTCATCGAGTAA